The genomic DNA GCGATGTGACCTTGCCATCGCTGCGGTGCTTGCGGATGGTCTCGACAGCGGCCTTGGTCACCTTGAGGAGCTCCGCCTCGTTGGGGTAGGCCGTCTGAGGACcgagcgtcttgccgtcgagctgctcggccaggccgacgaggccgagcgcagcgccagcaaAGCCGGCGTGCCAGCCAAAAGCGGCCACACGGCGGCCATTTGCATCCTCGAGGAACTCGAGGTCGTAGAGcttgccgccgccgcgcttgAAGCGGCCGAGCACATCGGTCCAGCCCTCCTGGTGCTTGTAGCAGTGGGCGAACTGGATGTGCGTGTGCTGCAAATCGGGGCCGGGCGAGTCGAGCTCTTTCAGGCCGATGATAGGGGTGTCCTCAGGCGCCTGCGGCCAGGTgtggtgctcggcgagcgtgcatCCGACACTGGGTGAGTGAGACAACGTACGCTTCGAACTCGGCATCGTCAAAGATGCGCTGGgggtcgcgctcgacagTAATGGCGAAGCCCGCATCGATAAGCTTCTTGGCAGTGGTAGGCGTGAGCGCAGagcggtgctcggcgggctTGGTCTCGCAGCGGAGCCACAGAGGCTGCGTTTCAGGCATGGCGGAATGGAGGAGGAGTCACTTGGGATGACTAATCACACGTGGTCTGAGCGTTGTGGGGATCGTCCGGGCGGCAAGCGGGGgtggcgcttgcgcgcggcgcgccgcaccgggCACACATAGCCACACTCTAGCTTCCCATCTATGCAAACAAGTTCCAGTCGACAatgcgcagcgagccggcggtcgcgcgAAAGTCCTGCGACTGCTGATCCACGTCGGCTGCGTCGGGGTTGTTGCGCGACAGGACCAGGTCGACGTGCTTGCCAGGCAGGCGCCACACGGCGATCCAGATCTGCACCACGTCCTCGTCAGTGACCTTGCCGAACTTTTTCACGGTCTGTGTCCCTTTGAGGAgcgcggggcgcggcgtcgcgttATCTGCGGCCTTCGCATCCGGCGCATCGATCCAGTCAACGTGCACGTTGGTCGCCGAGttgtcgtgcgcgagcgagtcAAAGTggaagcgcgcggcctTGTCCATCGCCTCGGGATCTGTaccgtcggcgacctgctgcagcacctcgagAATGAGGCTGACACTCGAGTCGCCCGACAGAAGCAC from Malassezia japonica chromosome 1, complete sequence includes the following:
- a CDS encoding uncharacterized protein (EggNog:ENOG503P66X; COG:T; BUSCO:EOG09264IKZ) yields the protein MAPIRELFGGAITMALQGDFMDASDLRQVPDNQEVLLSGDSSVSLILEVLQQVADGTDPEAMDKAARFHFDSLAHDNSATNVHVDWIDAPDAKAADNATPRPALLKGTQTVKKFGKVTDEDVVQIWIAVWRLPGKHVDLVLSRNNPDAADVDQQSQDFRATAGSLRIVDWNLFA